One window of Agromyces rhizosphaerae genomic DNA carries:
- the hrpA gene encoding ATP-dependent RNA helicase HrpA translates to MLPTITYPAELPVSGMRDEIARAVREHQVVIVAGATGSGKTTQLPKICLELGRESIAHTQPRRIAARTIAERIGEELGSEVGDLVGYQVRFTDRVSESTRIKVMTDGILLNEIHRDRMLRRYDTIIIDEAHERSLNIDFLLGYLKQLLPKRPDLKVIVTSATIDPESFARHFADASGEPAPVIEVSGRTYPVEIRYRPLVGEAGDDEADEGAAADDKDVQQGILDALDELDREAPGDVLVFLSGENEIRDAEEAVRGHAARRGGAGATEVLPLYGRLSAADQHRVFEPSKVAGLRRRVILATNVAETSLTVPGIRYVVDAGTARISRYSTRAKVQRLPIEPISQASANQRSGRSGRTSDGIAIRLYAEDDYEKRPEFTDPEVLRTNLAAVILQMASLGLGAVEDFPFLTPPDVRGIRDGLDLLRELGALEDRDSRDGPRLTRVGRQLSRLPIEPRYARMVIESKAQGVSREVLAIVAGMTIQDPRERPLEKREQANAMHARFVDPTSDFLTLLNLWNHLEEQQRQLGSSAFRRMCRTQFLNYLRVREWQDLYRQLVRLAKPLGLHVGEPRINADGIHRALLSGLLSHIGLRDDTATDAARGRGKGRPEASGRRPSREFVGARNTRFQVFPGSALAKKPPAALMTAELVETSRLFARMAAAIDPAWAEPLAGSLVKRSYGEPRWDPKQGSAIADEKVLLFGVPIVPKRRMQLARADAPLARELFIRHALVDEEWDTSRLDRRVFAWVRANRALRAELGDLEARTRRRDILAGDEAVVAFYEARVPADVSTTRGFEKWWRTEHRTRPDLFTMRREDLVGDEADGRGDGFPDQWRQGDQTIRLAYRFEPGADDDGVTATVPLVLLPRLSPVGFDWQVPGLRDELVQSMLRTLPKSIRRSVVPAAEWAARIGEELPAGPEDGAEREPLAEVVAATIKRLTFTPVTAEDFDLERVPAHLRMTFRVVDERGLAVGSGTDLTELQRRLADRTRQAVADAVSKPGRSRGKGRAPEPRATDASSPTSAGPSIAERSGVTAWEWDELPRHVDTRQAGNVIRAYPALVDDGDAVSVRLVATAAERDRASRRGIRRLLVLATPSPVSYVQEHLSNQEKLLLAASPYSGTRALLDDSLAACVDAVLRERHPDGLLWTRAEFGAVRDAVSASVMQRLDETVALVTRVLQRWREADKAIRGATSLPLMHALGDARAQLDALVRPGFVLATGLERLVHLPRYVEGVVVRVRKLQEQPGRDRQWMNELEKATAAYESAGGAIPLAEDSPADLVRARWLLEELRVSLFAQELRTAEPVSVQRIAKALAG, encoded by the coding sequence GTGCTTCCCACGATCACCTACCCCGCCGAGCTGCCGGTCTCCGGCATGCGCGACGAGATCGCGCGCGCCGTGCGCGAGCACCAGGTCGTGATCGTCGCCGGCGCGACCGGCTCGGGCAAGACCACGCAGTTGCCGAAGATCTGCCTCGAGCTCGGCCGCGAGTCGATCGCGCACACCCAGCCGCGCCGCATCGCCGCCCGCACGATCGCCGAGCGCATCGGCGAGGAGCTCGGGTCGGAGGTCGGCGACCTCGTCGGCTACCAGGTGCGCTTCACCGACCGCGTGAGCGAGTCCACGCGCATCAAGGTCATGACCGACGGGATCCTGCTCAACGAGATCCACCGCGACCGGATGCTGCGCCGGTACGACACGATCATCATCGACGAGGCCCACGAGCGCAGCCTCAACATCGACTTCCTGCTCGGCTACCTGAAGCAGCTGCTGCCGAAGCGGCCCGACCTCAAGGTCATCGTCACGAGCGCGACGATCGACCCCGAGAGCTTCGCCCGGCACTTCGCGGATGCCTCGGGCGAACCCGCACCAGTCATCGAGGTGTCCGGCCGCACCTACCCGGTCGAGATCCGCTACCGCCCGCTCGTCGGCGAGGCCGGCGACGACGAGGCGGACGAGGGCGCCGCGGCCGACGACAAGGACGTGCAGCAGGGCATCCTCGACGCGCTCGACGAGCTCGACCGCGAGGCGCCGGGCGACGTGCTGGTCTTCCTCTCGGGCGAGAACGAGATCCGCGACGCCGAGGAGGCCGTGCGCGGGCACGCCGCCCGGCGCGGCGGCGCGGGCGCGACCGAGGTGCTCCCCCTGTACGGCCGGCTCTCGGCCGCCGATCAGCACCGCGTCTTCGAGCCGTCGAAGGTCGCCGGCCTCCGGCGCCGGGTGATCCTCGCGACGAACGTCGCCGAGACGAGCCTCACCGTGCCCGGCATCCGCTACGTCGTCGACGCCGGCACCGCGCGCATCAGCCGGTACTCGACCCGCGCGAAGGTGCAGCGCCTGCCGATCGAGCCGATCTCGCAGGCGTCGGCGAACCAGCGGTCGGGCCGCTCGGGCCGCACGAGCGACGGCATCGCGATCCGCCTCTACGCCGAGGACGACTACGAGAAGCGGCCCGAGTTCACCGACCCCGAGGTGCTGCGCACGAACCTCGCGGCCGTCATCCTCCAGATGGCGTCGCTCGGCCTCGGCGCGGTGGAGGACTTCCCGTTCCTCACGCCGCCCGATGTCCGCGGCATCCGCGACGGCCTCGACCTGCTGCGCGAGCTCGGCGCGCTCGAGGACCGCGACTCGCGGGACGGCCCGCGCCTCACGCGCGTCGGGCGCCAGCTCTCGCGCCTGCCGATCGAGCCGCGCTACGCGCGCATGGTCATCGAGTCGAAGGCGCAGGGCGTCTCGCGCGAGGTGCTCGCGATCGTCGCCGGCATGACCATCCAGGACCCGCGCGAGCGGCCGCTCGAGAAGCGCGAGCAGGCGAACGCGATGCACGCCCGCTTCGTCGACCCGACGAGCGACTTCCTCACCCTGCTGAACCTCTGGAACCACCTCGAGGAGCAGCAGCGGCAGCTCGGCTCGAGCGCGTTCCGCCGCATGTGCCGCACCCAGTTCCTCAACTACCTGCGCGTGCGCGAGTGGCAGGACCTCTATCGCCAGCTCGTGCGCCTCGCGAAGCCGCTCGGCCTGCACGTCGGCGAGCCGCGCATCAACGCCGACGGCATCCACCGCGCGCTGCTGTCGGGGCTGCTCTCGCACATCGGGCTGCGCGACGACACGGCGACGGATGCCGCGCGGGGACGCGGGAAGGGTCGCCCCGAGGCATCCGGCCGCCGCCCCAGCCGCGAGTTCGTCGGGGCACGCAACACGCGCTTCCAGGTCTTCCCGGGCTCGGCGCTCGCGAAGAAGCCGCCGGCGGCGCTCATGACCGCCGAACTCGTCGAGACCAGCCGCCTGTTCGCGCGCATGGCCGCCGCGATCGACCCGGCCTGGGCGGAACCGCTCGCGGGGTCGCTCGTGAAGCGCAGCTACGGCGAGCCGCGCTGGGACCCGAAGCAGGGCTCGGCCATCGCCGACGAGAAGGTGCTGCTGTTCGGCGTGCCGATCGTGCCGAAGCGACGGATGCAGCTGGCACGAGCGGATGCCCCGCTGGCGCGCGAGCTCTTCATCCGCCACGCGCTCGTCGACGAGGAGTGGGACACGTCGCGGCTCGATCGCCGCGTGTTCGCGTGGGTGCGCGCGAACCGGGCGCTGCGGGCGGAGCTCGGCGACCTCGAGGCGCGCACGCGCCGCCGAGACATCCTCGCGGGCGACGAGGCGGTGGTCGCGTTCTACGAGGCGCGCGTGCCGGCCGACGTGTCGACCACCCGGGGGTTCGAGAAGTGGTGGCGCACCGAGCACCGCACGCGGCCCGACCTGTTCACCATGCGGCGCGAGGACCTCGTCGGCGACGAGGCCGACGGTCGCGGCGACGGCTTCCCCGACCAGTGGCGCCAGGGCGACCAGACGATCCGCCTCGCGTACCGGTTCGAGCCCGGCGCCGACGACGACGGCGTGACCGCGACCGTGCCGCTCGTGCTGCTGCCGCGGCTGTCGCCGGTCGGCTTCGACTGGCAGGTGCCCGGACTGCGCGACGAGCTCGTGCAGTCGATGCTGCGCACGCTCCCGAAGTCGATCCGCCGGTCGGTCGTGCCGGCGGCCGAGTGGGCCGCGCGCATCGGCGAGGAGCTGCCCGCGGGCCCGGAGGACGGCGCCGAACGCGAGCCGCTCGCCGAGGTCGTCGCGGCGACGATCAAGCGACTCACGTTCACGCCGGTGACGGCCGAGGACTTCGACCTGGAGCGCGTGCCGGCGCACCTGCGCATGACGTTCCGCGTGGTCGACGAGCGCGGCCTCGCCGTCGGCTCGGGCACCGACCTCACCGAACTGCAGCGCCGACTCGCCGACCGCACGCGCCAGGCCGTGGCCGACGCCGTCTCGAAGCCCGGCCGCTCGCGCGGGAAGGGGCGTGCGCCCGAGCCGCGCGCAACGGACGCGTCGAGTCCGACGAGCGCTGGGCCCTCGATCGCCGAACGCTCGGGCGTGACCGCGTGGGAGTGGGACGAGCTGCCTCGGCACGTCGACACGCGGCAGGCCGGCAACGTGATCCGCGCGTACCCGGCGCTCGTCGACGACGGGGACGCCGTGTCGGTGCGGCTGGTCGCGACCGCGGCCGAGCGCGACCGGGCGTCGCGGCGCGGCATCCGTCGCCTGCTCGTGCTGGCCACGCCCTCGCCCGTCTCCTACGTGCAGGAGCACCTCTCGAACCAGGAGAAGCTGCTGCTCGCGGCGAGCCCGTATTCCGGCACGCGGGCGCTGCTCGACGACAGCCTCGCCGCGTGCGTCGACGCGGTGCTGCGCGAACGGCACCCCGACGGGCTGCTCTGGACCCGCGCGGAGTTCGGGGCCGTGCGCGACGCGGTCTCGGCGAGCGTCATGCAGCGGCTCGACGAGACGGTCGCGCTGGTCACGCGCGTGCTGCAGCGCTGGCGCGAGGCCGACAAGGCGATCCGCGGGGCGACGAGCCTGCCGCTCATGCACGCGCTCGGCGACGCCCGCGCGCAGCTCGACGCGCTCGTGCGGCCCGGGTTCGTGCTCGCGACCGGGCTCGAGCGGCTCGTGCACCTGCCCCGGTACGTCGAGGGCGTCGTCGTGCGCGTGCGGAAGCTGCAGGAGCAGCCCGGCCGCGACCGGCAGTGGATGAACGAGCTCGAGAAGGCGACCGCCGCCTACGAGTCCGCCGGCGGGGCGATCCCGCTCGCCGAGGACTCCCCCGCCGACCTCGTGCGCGCCCGCTGGCTGCTCGAGGAGCTGCGCGTCAGCCTGTTCGCGCAGGAGCTGCGTACCGCCGAGCCCGTCTCGGTGCAGCGCATCGCCAAGGCGCTCGCGGGCTGA
- a CDS encoding DUF4188 domain-containing protein, whose amino-acid sequence MAKVNTGRMTHRHDGELVVFLIGMRVNRWWRPDLWLPAFLAMPRMLRELATTPDSGFLGYRLLTGANGPYVVQYWDSHERLYDYASDASGEHRPAWAAFNRAARRAPGAVGIWHETYQVARAETLYVSMPSFGLADATELVPVTSRSDRARQRYAQGEVTAPA is encoded by the coding sequence ATGGCGAAGGTGAACACGGGTCGGATGACCCATCGGCACGACGGCGAGCTCGTCGTCTTCCTCATCGGCATGCGGGTGAACCGCTGGTGGCGACCCGACCTGTGGCTGCCGGCGTTCCTGGCCATGCCGCGCATGCTGCGCGAGCTCGCGACCACCCCCGACTCGGGGTTCCTCGGCTACCGGCTGCTCACGGGGGCGAACGGTCCCTACGTCGTGCAGTACTGGGACAGCCACGAGCGGCTCTACGACTACGCATCGGATGCCTCGGGGGAGCACCGTCCCGCATGGGCGGCGTTCAACCGTGCCGCGCGGCGGGCGCCCGGGGCGGTCGGCATCTGGCACGAGACCTACCAGGTCGCGCGCGCCGAGACGCTGTACGTGAGCATGCCGTCGTTCGGACTGGCCGACGCGACCGAGCTCGTGCCCGTCACCTCGCGGTCGGACCGCGCCCGCCAGCGCTACGCGCAGGGTGAGGTGACGGCGCCCGCGTGA
- a CDS encoding aldo/keto reductase → MTDSLVPSVRLNDGHDIPQLGFGVFKVDPVETERIVTDALEAGYRHIDTARIYGNEEGVGRAIAASGIPREELYVTTKLWNDDQGGDSARAAFDASLERLGLDYVDLYLVHWPVPTKDRYVEAWNALAGIRETGRSRSIGVSNHLVPHLERLAAETGVTPAVNQIELSPYHQQRDVVAYCAEHGIAVEAWGPLGQGKTDLLGDPAVVGIAERHGVSPAQALLRWHLQRGFIVFPKTTSRARMEENLDVFGFELDATEVAQLDALPPTGEHADPMVIGA, encoded by the coding sequence ATGACTGATTCACTCGTCCCGAGTGTCCGCCTCAACGACGGGCACGACATCCCCCAGCTGGGTTTCGGCGTCTTCAAGGTCGACCCGGTGGAGACCGAGCGCATCGTGACCGACGCGCTGGAGGCCGGGTACCGGCACATCGACACGGCCCGCATCTACGGCAACGAGGAGGGGGTCGGCCGCGCGATCGCGGCGTCGGGCATCCCCCGCGAGGAGCTGTACGTCACGACGAAGCTCTGGAACGACGACCAGGGCGGCGACTCGGCGCGCGCGGCGTTCGACGCGAGCCTCGAGCGACTGGGGCTCGACTACGTCGACCTGTACCTCGTGCACTGGCCCGTTCCGACGAAGGACCGCTACGTGGAGGCGTGGAACGCGCTCGCCGGAATCCGCGAGACCGGGCGCTCGCGCTCGATCGGCGTCTCGAACCACCTCGTGCCGCACCTCGAGCGGCTCGCGGCCGAGACCGGCGTCACGCCGGCGGTCAACCAGATCGAGCTGAGCCCGTACCACCAGCAGCGCGACGTCGTCGCCTACTGCGCCGAGCACGGCATCGCCGTCGAGGCGTGGGGACCGCTCGGCCAGGGCAAGACCGACCTGCTCGGCGATCCGGCCGTGGTGGGCATCGCCGAGCGTCACGGGGTGTCGCCGGCGCAGGCGCTGCTGCGCTGGCACCTGCAGCGCGGATTCATCGTGTTCCCGAAGACCACCTCGCGGGCGCGCATGGAGGAGAACCTCGACGTGTTCGGGTTCGAGCTGGATGCCACCGAGGTCGCGCAGCTCGACGCGCTGCCGCCGACCGGCGAGCACGCCGATCCGATGGTCATCGGCGCCTGA